Proteins from a single region of Octopus bimaculoides isolate UCB-OBI-ISO-001 chromosome 11, ASM119413v2, whole genome shotgun sequence:
- the LOC106871100 gene encoding tRNA (adenine(58)-N(1))-methyltransferase catalytic subunit TRMT61A, translating to MSFANYKETIEDGDTVILFLGFDNTLSIRVNKGVTSQTRYGALRHSDLIGVKYGSQINCPKGWLYVLYPTPELWTLNVPHRTQILYSTDISLVTMQLDLKPGSIVLEAGTGSGSLSHAILRTILPTGHLHTFEFHEQRAEIALKEFKTHGVSDYVTAVCRDVCKDGFGVEDDMADAVFLDMPSPWEAIVFASKALKKQGGRICTFSPCIEQVQKSHEVLRENGFEDCSTVECLVRNFDVRTINIPIPCLGSIEDENTMLTNKSESTTENKIKCLENSLQENNELEKQQTDKECKSADNNGTFYSYDLVGRKTKDYFQVKSGVPPTTMPGHTGYLTFASLYL from the exons ATGAGTTTTGCGAACTACAAAGAAACGATAGAAGATGGTGACACTGTCATTTTGTTTCTCGGCTTCGATAACACATTGAGTATCCGAGTGAACAAGGGTGTTACCTCACAAACACGCTACGGAGCCTTGCGTCATTCAGATTTAATTGGTGTGAAGTATGGTTCTCAAATAAATTGCCCAAAGGGATGGCTGTATGTTCTTTATCCGACTCCAGAACTCTGGACGCTGAATGTCCCCCACAGGACCCAAATATTGTATTCTACAGATATCAGTCTAGTTACCATGCAGCTTGACTTGAAACCGGGTTCTATTGTCTTAGAAGCAG gTACTGGAAGTGGTTCCCTTTCACATGCTATCCTTCGTACAATTTTACCAACTGGTCATTTACATACTTTTGAATTTCATGAACAGAGAGCTGAAATAGCTCTCAAAGAATTTAAAACCCATGGAGTATCTGACTATGTGACAGCAGTATGCAGAGATGTCTGCAAGGATGGATTTGGTGTTGAAGATGACATGGCTGATGCTGTCTTCTTGGACATGCCATCACCCTGGGAAGCCATTGTGTTTGCCAGTAAAGCATTGAAAAAACAAG gtgGAAGAATATGTACATTTTCTCCATGTATTGAGCAAGTCCAAAAGTCACATGAAGTATTAAGAGAAAATGGTTTTGAAGATTGTTCAACTGTTGAATGTCTGGTACGGAATTTTGATGTTCGAACAATAAACATTCCAATTCCTTGTCTTGGCAGCATAGAAGATGAAAACACCATGTTAACAAACAAAAGTGAGAGTACTACAGAAAATAAGATCAAATGTTTagaaaacagtttacaagaaaataatgaacttGAAAAACAACAGACTGATAAAGAATGTAAAAGTGCAGATAATAATGGTACTTTTTACAGTTATGATTTGGTTGGGCGTAAAACAAAAGATTATTTCCAGGTCAAAAGTGGTGTACCTCCAACTACAATGCCAGGTCATACAGGATATCTAACATTTGCTTCTCTCTATCtatga